A DNA window from Rhizobium sp. NXC14 contains the following coding sequences:
- a CDS encoding lytic murein transglycosylase, with protein sequence MIQNHKNSLRGLALALVVAAQVGLAPDNAKADSRFQKWIADFYQTAAESGISKATYQKAFSGVSEPDPTVLEKAAYQPEFTSKIWDYIDSRVNPYTVRIGREMAVKHARTLNAIEQRFGVDKTILLAIWSMESNYGAILDKDDRLHYVPRALATLAYADPSRAKFAKKQLVAALKILQNGDVPARQMTGSWAGAMGHTQFIPTSYLLYAVDADGNGHRDIWNSVPDALATSANLLMKNGWDTGKTWGYEVVVPAAAAKQIGKTHTLAQWAELGLKRPNGKAFRDGGTKAVLKMPAGAGGPGFLMTANFFTIKNYNASDSYALAVGLLADQIAGYGGMQQRWPRPDGALDITEKFELQTRLKTLGYYNGEVDGNFGSGSKAAISAVQERIGMQPDGEPSLPLLNALRR encoded by the coding sequence ATGATCCAGAATCACAAAAACTCCCTTCGTGGCCTTGCTCTCGCCCTCGTTGTCGCCGCCCAGGTGGGGCTCGCCCCCGACAACGCGAAAGCCGATTCCCGGTTCCAGAAATGGATCGCGGACTTTTACCAAACAGCCGCTGAGAGTGGCATCAGTAAGGCAACTTATCAAAAGGCCTTTTCCGGGGTGAGCGAACCCGACCCGACCGTGCTCGAAAAGGCGGCCTATCAACCGGAATTCACCTCGAAGATCTGGGATTACATTGATTCCCGCGTTAACCCCTACACCGTCAGGATCGGCCGCGAGATGGCCGTCAAGCATGCGCGGACGCTCAATGCGATCGAGCAGCGCTTCGGCGTCGACAAGACCATTCTGCTCGCGATCTGGTCGATGGAATCGAATTACGGCGCGATTCTCGACAAGGACGACCGGCTGCACTATGTGCCGCGCGCACTGGCAACCCTTGCCTATGCCGATCCGAGCCGCGCCAAATTCGCCAAGAAGCAGCTGGTTGCCGCGCTGAAGATCCTCCAGAACGGCGATGTGCCGGCACGTCAGATGACCGGCTCCTGGGCGGGCGCCATGGGCCACACTCAGTTCATCCCGACAAGCTATCTGCTCTACGCTGTCGATGCCGACGGCAACGGCCATCGCGATATCTGGAATTCGGTGCCGGACGCGCTGGCGACCTCGGCCAATCTCCTGATGAAGAACGGCTGGGATACTGGCAAGACCTGGGGCTACGAGGTCGTCGTCCCCGCGGCAGCCGCCAAGCAGATCGGCAAGACCCATACGCTCGCCCAATGGGCGGAGCTCGGCCTGAAACGGCCGAATGGCAAGGCCTTCCGCGACGGCGGCACCAAAGCCGTATTGAAAATGCCGGCCGGAGCCGGCGGCCCCGGCTTTCTGATGACGGCAAACTTCTTCACCATCAAGAACTATAATGCGTCGGACAGCTATGCGCTTGCCGTCGGCCTGCTGGCCGACCAGATCGCCGGCTATGGCGGCATGCAGCAGCGCTGGCCGCGTCCCGACGGCGCGCTCGACATCACCGAGAAATTCGAGCTGCAGACTCGTCTCAAGACGCTCGGATATTACAATGGCGAGGTCGACGGCAATTTCGGCTCAGGTTCGAAAGCGGCGATATCGGCCGTGCAGGAGCGAATCGGCATGCAGCCGGACGGCGAGCCCTCGTTGCCGCTTCTGAACGCGCTTCGCCGCTAG
- a CDS encoding DUF459 domain-containing protein → MMKKTDRTPKIRWLMLALMAASLCLGAVAPVTVAQAQEQRYQRRSILDFFLGRRYLDDSPQAPDVPQPRRQQRKRPPPAQKAVINTRTASPVRPPVQEEPVVQKLGDARKILIVGDFLASGLGDGLTAAFETSPGVVVEARGNISSGLVRDDYYDWPEQLPKMIDELKPAMVVVMIGANDRQQMVTDSAKEKFRTDGWFAEYRRRVLSFGKEVTSRKIPLLWVGLPAFESDQMTADAVQMNQLYRNQVESIGGEFVDIWDGFVDENGTFIVTGSDVNGQQVRLRTSDGINLTQAGRRKLAFYVEKPARRILGTQASPDLVRLDESNLPGLGLPTNPVEHTVPISLSDPNLDGGAELLGARPPPVTLTKSPRDLLVEQGEMTPAPVGRVDDYRMPAAKTTAEVSVK, encoded by the coding sequence ATGATGAAGAAAACTGACCGGACCCCTAAAATCCGCTGGCTCATGCTCGCATTGATGGCGGCTTCGCTTTGTCTCGGCGCTGTTGCGCCGGTGACTGTCGCGCAAGCCCAAGAGCAGCGCTATCAGCGCCGGTCGATCTTGGATTTCTTCCTCGGCAGGCGCTATCTCGACGACAGCCCGCAGGCTCCTGATGTGCCGCAGCCGAGACGCCAGCAGCGCAAGCGCCCGCCGCCAGCCCAGAAAGCCGTGATCAATACCCGCACCGCATCGCCTGTGCGCCCGCCCGTGCAGGAAGAGCCGGTCGTGCAGAAGCTTGGCGACGCCCGGAAAATCCTGATCGTCGGCGATTTCCTTGCCAGCGGCCTCGGCGACGGGCTCACCGCCGCCTTCGAGACTTCACCGGGCGTCGTCGTCGAAGCCCGCGGCAACATTTCCTCAGGCCTTGTCCGCGACGACTATTACGACTGGCCGGAACAGTTACCGAAGATGATCGACGAGCTGAAGCCGGCAATGGTCGTCGTCATGATCGGCGCCAATGACCGCCAGCAGATGGTGACCGACAGCGCGAAGGAGAAGTTCCGCACCGACGGCTGGTTTGCCGAATATCGCCGTCGTGTCCTTTCTTTCGGAAAGGAAGTCACCAGCCGCAAGATACCGCTGCTCTGGGTCGGTCTTCCTGCCTTCGAATCCGATCAGATGACGGCCGATGCTGTCCAGATGAACCAGCTCTATCGTAACCAGGTCGAGAGCATCGGCGGCGAATTCGTCGACATCTGGGATGGCTTCGTCGACGAAAACGGCACCTTCATCGTCACCGGTTCCGACGTGAACGGCCAGCAGGTGCGCCTGCGCACCTCCGACGGCATCAACCTTACGCAGGCCGGCCGGCGTAAGCTTGCCTTCTATGTGGAAAAGCCCGCCCGCCGGATTCTCGGAACCCAGGCAAGCCCCGATCTGGTGCGCCTCGATGAAAGCAACCTGCCGGGCCTCGGCCTTCCCACCAATCCGGTCGAGCATACCGTGCCGATCAGCCTCTCCGATCCCAATCTTGATGGCGGCGCCGAGCTCCTGGGAGCAAGGCCGCCACCGGTGACGCTGACGAAATCGCCGCGCGATCTCCTGGTCGAGCAGGGCGAGATGACGCCGGCACCTGTCGGTCGCGTCGACGACTATCGCATGCCGGCGGCCAAGACGACGGCCGAAGTCTCGGTGAAATAG
- a CDS encoding glutamate synthase subunit beta — MGKVTGFLEIDRQVAKYQPASDRIRHFREFTIPMSDPEVQKQAARCMDCGIPYCHGPTGCPVHNQIPDWNDLVYNNNWEAAIQNLHSTNNFPEFTGRVCPAPCEEACTLNLEDAPVAIKTVEQAIADKAYELGFIRPQPATVHTGKKVAVIGSGPAGMAAAQQLGRAGHDVHVYERETKPGGLLRYGIPDFKMEKNFIDRRVEQMKGEGVTFHCGVNVGVDVKVEQLLAEHDAVLYCGGSETPREAGIPGTDLAGVHDAMPYLVQQNRRVGRENIDSVGWPSDPILAGAKHVVVVGGGDTASDCVGTAFRQGAVKVTQLDIRPQPPEKEDKLAVWPFWATKMRTSSSQAEGAVREFQVATLEFIGEDGVLTGVKCCEVDERRRPVAGTEFVIRADLAFIAIGFRGPFTTSVLKELEGKLTLNTDKRGSTNVVANDRDYKTSVDKFWTAGDVRRGQSLVVWAIREGRQAARAIDEALMGSTVLPN; from the coding sequence ATGGGTAAGGTAACAGGATTTCTGGAAATCGACCGGCAGGTGGCGAAGTACCAGCCGGCGTCGGATCGCATCCGTCATTTCCGCGAGTTCACGATCCCGATGTCGGACCCTGAAGTGCAGAAACAGGCGGCGCGCTGCATGGACTGTGGCATCCCCTATTGCCACGGCCCCACAGGCTGCCCGGTTCACAACCAGATTCCCGACTGGAACGACCTCGTTTACAACAACAACTGGGAAGCGGCGATCCAGAACCTGCATTCCACCAACAACTTCCCGGAGTTCACCGGCCGCGTTTGCCCCGCCCCCTGCGAGGAAGCCTGCACTTTGAATCTCGAGGATGCGCCGGTCGCCATCAAGACAGTCGAGCAGGCGATTGCCGACAAGGCTTATGAACTCGGTTTCATCCGGCCGCAGCCGGCGACGGTCCATACCGGCAAGAAGGTCGCCGTCATCGGTTCCGGCCCCGCCGGTATGGCTGCCGCCCAGCAGCTCGGTCGCGCCGGCCACGACGTGCATGTCTATGAGCGTGAGACCAAGCCGGGCGGTTTGCTGCGCTACGGCATTCCCGACTTCAAGATGGAGAAGAACTTCATCGACCGTCGCGTCGAGCAGATGAAGGGCGAGGGCGTGACCTTCCATTGCGGCGTCAATGTCGGCGTCGACGTCAAGGTCGAACAATTGCTGGCCGAACACGACGCCGTCCTTTACTGCGGCGGCTCCGAGACGCCGCGCGAGGCGGGCATTCCGGGCACCGACCTTGCCGGGGTGCATGATGCGATGCCCTATCTGGTGCAGCAAAACCGCCGCGTCGGGCGCGAGAACATCGACAGTGTCGGCTGGCCGTCGGATCCGATTCTTGCCGGCGCCAAACATGTGGTCGTCGTCGGCGGCGGCGATACGGCTTCGGACTGCGTCGGCACGGCCTTCCGCCAAGGCGCCGTCAAGGTCACCCAGCTCGATATCCGGCCGCAGCCGCCTGAGAAGGAAGACAAGCTTGCTGTCTGGCCCTTCTGGGCGACGAAGATGCGCACGTCCTCCTCGCAGGCTGAGGGCGCAGTGCGCGAATTCCAGGTTGCGACGCTCGAATTCATCGGCGAGGACGGCGTGCTGACCGGCGTCAAGTGCTGCGAGGTCGACGAGCGCCGGCGGCCGGTCGCCGGTACGGAATTCGTCATTCGCGCCGATCTCGCCTTCATCGCCATCGGTTTCCGCGGCCCGTTCACCACAAGCGTGCTGAAGGAGCTCGAAGGCAAGCTGACGCTCAACACCGACAAGCGCGGCTCAACCAACGTCGTCGCAAACGACCGCGACTACAAGACTTCGGTCGACAAGTTTTGGACGGCGGGCGATGTGCGCCGCGGCCAGTCGCTGGTGGTCTGGGCGATCCGCGAAGGCCGCCAAGCAGCGCGCGCCATCGACGAGGCGTTGATGGGCTCGACCGTCCTGCCGAACTGA
- the gltB gene encoding glutamate synthase large subunit produces the protein MTKTRSMEFDRFAAAEARATAKTSKSASGLPKKQGLYDPANEHDACGVGFVAHLKGEKSHQIVKDGLFILENLTHRGAVGADPLMGDGAGILVQIPDRFFREEMAAQGITLPPVGEYGVGHIFMPRDEKQIEHFKKVIRDVIVEEGQVFIGFRDVPVDNSSLSKAPDIAATEPHHVQVFIGAGEDAENNDEFERRLFTLRKVISNRIYDEFDGEESNFYPVSLSSATVVYKGMFLAYQVGAYYKDLSDPRFESAVALVHQRFSTNTFPSWKLAHPYRMVAHNGEINTLRGNVNWMAARQASVSSPLFGEDISKLWPISYEGQSDTACFDNALEFLVRGGYSLAHAVMMLIPEAWAGNQSMAAERKAFYEYHAALMEPWDGPAAVAFTDGKQIGATLDRNGLRPARYLVTDDDRVIMASEAGVLPVPEEKIIQKWRLQPGKMLLIDMEEGRIISDDEVKSKLATAHPYRNWLDRTQLILEDLKPVEPRALRRDVSLLDRQQAFGYTTEDTKILMSPMATTGQEAIGSMGTDTPISAMSEKPKLLYTYFKQNFAQVTNPPIDPIREELVMSLVSFIGPRPNILDHEGMANAKRLEVRQPILTNGDLEKIRSIGHTEDRFDTKTLDFTYDIERGAAGMPEMLDRLCERAEAAVKGGYNIIVLSDRQIGPDRIAIPALLATAAVHHHLIRKGLRTSVGLVVETGEPREVHHFCLLAGYGAEAINPYLAFDTLLDMHAKGEFPKEVDASEIVYRYIKAVGKGILKVMSKMGISTYQSYCGAQIFDAIGLSSELVDKYFFGTATMIEGIGLEAIAEETVARHTAAFGKDPLLATTLDIGGEYAYRMRGESHAWTPDAVAALQHAVRGNAEDRYREFSEMVNNSALRMNTIRGLFNIKSAEALGRKPVSIDEVEPAADIVKRFSTGAMSFGSISREAHTTLAIAMNRIGGKSNTGEGGEESDRYMPLSDGSMNPERSAIKQIASGRFGVTTEYLVNADVLQIKVAQGAKPGEGGQLPGHKVDATVAKTRHSTPGVGLISPPPHHDIYSIEDLAQLIYDLKNVNPTSDVSVKLVSEVGVGTVAAGVAKARADHITVAGFDGGTGASPLTSLKHAGSPWEIGLAETQQTLVLNGLRSRVALQVDGGLKTGRDVIIGALLGADEFGFATAPLIAAGCIMMRKCHLNTCPVGVATQDPVLRKRFKGTPEHVINYFFFVANEVREILASLGFTRLDDIIGASELLEKDEMLAHWKAKGLDFSRIFHKVEAAKEETFWTSRQQHPIDDILDRKLIELAQPALTDKTPVAFEVGIKNVDRSAGAMLSGEVAKRFRHRGLKEDTINVTLRGTAGQSFGAFLARGVTFNLIGDGNDYVGKGLSGGKIIIRPPENSRIVAENSIIVGNTVLYGATEGECYFRGVAGERFAVRNSGAIAVVEGVGDHGCEYMTGGVVVVLGGTGRNFAAGMSGGVAYVLDETGDFASRCNMAMVELEPVPEEDDMLEKLHHHGGDLMHKGRVDVSGDMTRHDEERLYQLISNHLHYTGSARAKQILDNWADYRPKFRKVMPVEYRRALEEMERSRMGIAAE, from the coding sequence ATGACGAAGACGCGATCCATGGAATTTGACCGGTTTGCCGCTGCAGAGGCGCGCGCGACGGCGAAGACGTCCAAATCCGCTTCCGGCCTGCCGAAGAAGCAGGGGCTTTACGATCCCGCCAACGAACATGATGCCTGCGGCGTCGGCTTCGTCGCGCATCTGAAGGGTGAGAAGTCGCACCAGATCGTCAAGGACGGCCTCTTCATTCTCGAGAACCTGACGCATCGCGGCGCCGTCGGCGCCGATCCGCTGATGGGCGACGGCGCCGGCATCCTGGTGCAGATTCCCGATCGCTTCTTCCGCGAGGAGATGGCGGCGCAGGGCATCACCCTGCCGCCGGTTGGCGAATATGGCGTCGGCCATATCTTCATGCCGCGCGACGAAAAGCAGATCGAGCACTTCAAGAAGGTGATCAGGGACGTCATCGTCGAGGAAGGCCAGGTCTTCATCGGCTTCCGCGACGTGCCAGTCGACAATTCGTCGCTTTCCAAGGCGCCTGATATCGCCGCGACCGAGCCGCATCACGTGCAGGTCTTCATCGGCGCCGGTGAAGACGCCGAAAACAACGACGAGTTCGAGCGTCGGCTGTTCACCCTTCGCAAGGTCATCTCAAACCGCATCTACGACGAGTTCGACGGCGAGGAGAGCAACTTCTATCCAGTGTCGCTGTCATCGGCGACGGTGGTCTACAAGGGCATGTTCCTGGCCTATCAGGTCGGCGCCTATTATAAGGACCTGTCGGACCCGCGTTTCGAAAGCGCGGTCGCCCTCGTGCACCAGCGTTTCTCGACCAACACCTTCCCGTCGTGGAAACTCGCGCATCCCTACCGCATGGTCGCCCATAACGGCGAGATCAACACGCTGCGCGGCAACGTCAACTGGATGGCGGCGCGCCAGGCGTCGGTCTCCTCACCGCTGTTCGGCGAGGACATCTCCAAGCTTTGGCCGATTTCCTACGAGGGGCAGTCAGACACGGCTTGTTTCGACAATGCACTGGAATTCCTGGTCCGCGGCGGTTACTCGCTGGCTCATGCGGTGATGATGCTGATCCCGGAAGCCTGGGCCGGCAACCAGTCGATGGCGGCCGAACGCAAGGCCTTCTACGAATATCACGCCGCGCTGATGGAGCCGTGGGACGGACCGGCTGCCGTCGCCTTCACCGACGGCAAGCAGATCGGCGCCACGCTCGACCGCAACGGCCTCAGGCCGGCGCGTTATCTCGTTACCGATGACGACCGCGTCATCATGGCATCCGAAGCCGGCGTTCTGCCGGTTCCTGAGGAGAAGATCATCCAGAAGTGGCGCCTGCAGCCGGGCAAGATGCTGCTGATCGACATGGAAGAAGGCCGCATCATCTCGGACGACGAGGTGAAATCGAAGCTTGCAACGGCGCATCCCTATCGCAACTGGCTCGACCGCACCCAGCTCATCCTCGAAGACCTGAAGCCGGTGGAGCCGAGGGCGCTGCGCCGCGACGTGTCGCTGCTCGACCGCCAGCAGGCCTTCGGCTACACGACCGAGGATACCAAGATCCTGATGTCGCCGATGGCGACGACGGGTCAGGAAGCGATCGGCTCGATGGGCACGGACACGCCGATCTCGGCAATGTCGGAAAAGCCGAAGCTGCTTTATACCTATTTCAAGCAGAACTTCGCGCAGGTGACGAACCCGCCGATCGATCCGATCCGGGAGGAGCTCGTCATGAGCCTCGTCTCCTTCATCGGCCCGCGCCCGAACATTCTCGACCACGAGGGCATGGCGAACGCCAAGCGCCTCGAAGTGCGCCAGCCGATCCTGACCAATGGCGATCTCGAAAAGATCCGCTCGATCGGCCATACGGAAGACCGCTTCGACACCAAGACGCTCGATTTCACCTATGATATCGAGCGCGGCGCGGCTGGCATGCCTGAAATGCTCGACCGGCTCTGCGAGCGCGCGGAGGCGGCCGTCAAGGGCGGCTACAACATCATCGTGCTCTCCGACCGCCAGATCGGTCCCGACAGAATCGCCATTCCGGCGCTGCTGGCGACGGCTGCCGTGCACCATCACCTGATCCGCAAGGGGCTTCGCACCTCTGTCGGCCTCGTCGTCGAGACGGGGGAGCCGCGCGAAGTGCATCACTTCTGCCTGCTCGCCGGCTACGGCGCCGAGGCGATCAACCCTTATCTCGCCTTCGACACGCTGCTCGACATGCATGCCAAGGGCGAGTTTCCGAAGGAAGTCGATGCATCCGAAATCGTCTACCGCTACATAAAGGCGGTCGGCAAAGGCATCCTCAAGGTGATGTCGAAGATGGGCATTTCGACCTACCAGTCCTATTGCGGCGCGCAGATCTTCGATGCGATCGGCCTGTCGTCGGAACTGGTCGATAAGTATTTCTTCGGAACCGCGACGATGATCGAAGGCATCGGCCTCGAAGCGATCGCTGAAGAGACCGTTGCCCGCCACACCGCAGCCTTCGGCAAGGATCCGCTGCTGGCGACAACGCTCGATATCGGCGGCGAATATGCCTACCGCATGCGCGGCGAAAGCCATGCCTGGACCCCGGACGCGGTTGCAGCCCTTCAGCATGCCGTGCGTGGCAATGCCGAGGATCGTTACCGCGAATTCTCCGAAATGGTGAACAACTCGGCGCTGCGGATGAACACGATCCGCGGGCTCTTCAACATCAAGAGCGCCGAGGCGCTCGGACGTAAGCCGGTATCGATCGACGAGGTCGAGCCGGCCGCCGATATCGTCAAACGTTTCTCGACCGGGGCGATGTCCTTCGGCTCGATCTCCAGAGAGGCGCATACGACGCTGGCGATCGCCATGAACCGGATCGGCGGGAAGTCGAACACCGGCGAAGGCGGCGAGGAATCCGACCGCTACATGCCGCTCTCCGATGGTTCGATGAACCCGGAACGCTCGGCGATCAAGCAGATCGCATCGGGCCGCTTCGGCGTCACCACCGAATATCTGGTCAATGCCGACGTGCTGCAGATCAAGGTGGCGCAGGGCGCCAAGCCCGGCGAAGGCGGCCAGCTTCCGGGTCATAAAGTCGACGCGACCGTTGCCAAGACCCGCCACTCGACGCCGGGTGTCGGCCTGATCTCGCCGCCGCCGCACCACGACATCTATTCGATCGAGGATCTGGCACAGCTGATCTACGATCTGAAGAACGTCAACCCGACCTCCGACGTCTCTGTCAAACTCGTCTCCGAAGTCGGTGTCGGCACCGTCGCCGCGGGTGTCGCCAAGGCGCGCGCCGACCATATCACGGTCGCCGGCTTCGACGGCGGCACGGGTGCCTCGCCGCTGACCTCGCTCAAGCATGCCGGTAGCCCCTGGGAGATCGGCCTTGCCGAAACCCAGCAGACGCTGGTGCTGAACGGCCTGCGTTCGCGAGTCGCGCTGCAGGTGGACGGCGGCCTCAAGACTGGCCGCGATGTCATCATCGGGGCGCTGCTGGGCGCCGACGAGTTTGGCTTTGCCACCGCGCCGCTGATCGCGGCCGGCTGCATCATGATGCGGAAGTGCCATCTCAACACCTGTCCGGTGGGAGTGGCGACGCAGGACCCGGTGCTGCGCAAGCGCTTCAAGGGCACGCCGGAGCACGTCATCAACTACTTCTTCTTCGTCGCCAACGAAGTGCGCGAGATCCTCGCCTCGCTCGGGTTCACCCGGCTCGACGACATTATCGGCGCTTCGGAGCTCCTGGAGAAGGACGAGATGCTGGCGCACTGGAAGGCGAAAGGCCTCGATTTCAGCCGCATCTTCCACAAGGTCGAGGCTGCCAAGGAGGAGACTTTCTGGACGAGCCGGCAGCAGCACCCGATCGATGATATTCTCGATCGCAAGCTGATCGAGCTTGCGCAGCCGGCGCTGACCGACAAGACGCCCGTCGCCTTCGAGGTCGGCATCAAGAACGTCGATCGTTCGGCGGGCGCAATGCTTTCCGGCGAAGTCGCTAAGCGCTTCCGCCATCGTGGGCTGAAGGAAGACACCATCAACGTGACGCTTCGCGGCACTGCGGGGCAGAGCTTCGGCGCATTCCTGGCGCGCGGCGTTACCTTCAACCTGATCGGCGACGGCAACGACTATGTCGGCAAGGGGCTTTCGGGAGGCAAGATCATCATCCGGCCGCCGGAGAATTCGCGGATCGTCGCCGAAAACTCGATCATCGTCGGCAACACCGTGCTTTACGGTGCGACCGAGGGCGAATGCTATTTCCGCGGCGTTGCGGGCGAACGTTTCGCCGTGCGCAATTCGGGTGCGATCGCCGTCGTCGAAGGTGTCGGCGACCATGGTTGCGAATACATGACCGGCGGCGTCGTCGTCGTGCTCGGCGGCACTGGCCGCAACTTCGCGGCCGGCATGTCCGGCGGCGTCGCTTACGTGCTCGATGAAACAGGCGATTTCGCCAGCCGCTGCAACATGGCGATGGTGGAGCTCGAGCCGGTGCCGGAGGAGGACGACATGCTGGAGAAGCTGCATCATCACGGCGGCGATCTCATGCACAAGGGACGTGTCGACGTCTCGGGCGACATGACGCGTCATGACGAGGAGCGTCTCTACCAGCTGATCTCCAACCATCTGCACTATACGGGCTCCGCCCGCGCCAAGCAGATCCTCGACAATTGGGCCGACTACCGTCCGAAGTTCCGCAAGGTCATGCCTGTGGAATACCGCCGTGCGCTCGAGGAAATGGAGCGTAGCCGGATGGGTATCGCCGCGGAGTGA
- a CDS encoding low specificity L-threonine aldolase, translating into MFFASDNWAGAHRSIAERLLRESAGFAPAYGAGDLDKKVEARFSEIFEREVSVFFVATGTAANSLALASVQRPGGITFCHSEAHVIEDECGAPEFFSGSARLMAVDGEAGKIDPAKLSAKIAHFPEDALRHGRASAVTITQSTEIGTVYSLPEIGEIAAISRKRNLPLHMDGARFTNALVALDATPAEMTWKRGVDMLSFGGTKNGCWCAEAMIFFDPERAREMPFIRKRAAQLFSKSRFIAAQFDAYFENGLWLDLARHSNAMADRLRAGIAASSAGRLAWPTASNEVFAVISKSAARTAGEKGAKFYEWPVPAATSELVSESETLIRLVTSFATTVADVDGFLRCLTA; encoded by the coding sequence ATGTTCTTTGCTTCCGATAATTGGGCCGGCGCCCATCGATCCATTGCCGAACGCCTGCTGAGGGAATCGGCCGGTTTTGCTCCGGCTTATGGTGCCGGCGATCTCGACAAAAAGGTCGAGGCCCGCTTCTCAGAGATCTTCGAGCGTGAGGTTTCCGTTTTCTTCGTGGCCACCGGCACGGCGGCCAACTCCCTGGCGCTGGCGAGCGTCCAGCGCCCCGGCGGGATTACCTTCTGCCATTCGGAAGCCCATGTGATCGAAGATGAATGCGGCGCGCCGGAATTCTTCTCCGGCTCCGCCCGCCTGATGGCCGTCGACGGCGAAGCCGGCAAGATCGATCCGGCCAAGCTTTCGGCAAAGATCGCCCACTTCCCCGAAGATGCCCTCCGTCATGGCCGCGCCAGCGCTGTGACCATCACACAATCGACCGAGATCGGCACCGTCTATTCGCTGCCGGAGATCGGCGAGATCGCCGCCATCTCGAGGAAGCGCAACCTGCCGCTCCACATGGATGGCGCCCGCTTCACCAATGCGCTGGTCGCACTCGATGCCACCCCGGCGGAGATGACCTGGAAGCGAGGCGTCGACATGCTGTCTTTCGGCGGCACCAAGAACGGTTGCTGGTGCGCGGAGGCGATGATCTTTTTCGATCCGGAGCGGGCTCGGGAAATGCCCTTCATCCGCAAGCGCGCCGCCCAGCTTTTCTCCAAGTCGCGTTTCATCGCTGCCCAGTTCGACGCCTATTTCGAAAACGGTCTGTGGCTCGATCTCGCCCGCCATTCGAACGCCATGGCCGATCGGCTGCGTGCCGGTATTGCCGCCAGCAGCGCCGGGCGCCTCGCCTGGCCGACCGCTTCCAACGAGGTCTTTGCCGTCATCAGCAAGAGTGCTGCAAGAACCGCAGGGGAAAAAGGCGCGAAATTCTACGAATGGCCGGTGCCTGCGGCAACGTCGGAACTCGTTTCCGAAAGCGAAACCCTGATCCGCCTGGTCACCAGCTTCGCGACGACAGTGGCCGACGTGGATGGTTTCCTGAGGTGCCTGACCGCCTGA
- a CDS encoding LysR substrate-binding domain-containing protein — MLDLSQLRSFVAVEQMGSFTLAAERLGLGQSTVSQHIQRLEAALGRKLLARDTHKVMLTGDGEALLSRARAMLSIEGQVQALFKSTSLRGSLRLGVSEDFVTSQLPAVLEDFVRLHPSVDLELTVALSGVLYEMQDNGEIDLVLAKRRLGDGRGKLVYREPLVWLARDPERVLASGPLPLIAFPPPSVTRAIALEALGRNGVPWRIVCTCGSLSGLTAAARAGMGVLVQPRSMAPPGLKEIAAGKLPVLEDVEFVLVPRKGADQALVSALSDDILQKVRGLRSA, encoded by the coding sequence ATGCTCGACCTCTCGCAGTTGCGCAGTTTCGTCGCCGTCGAACAGATGGGCAGCTTCACCCTTGCCGCGGAAAGGCTGGGCCTCGGGCAATCGACGGTCAGCCAGCATATCCAGCGGCTGGAGGCGGCACTCGGACGCAAGCTGCTCGCGCGCGACACGCACAAGGTGATGCTCACCGGTGATGGCGAGGCGCTGCTTTCGCGTGCGCGCGCCATGCTTTCGATCGAGGGGCAAGTGCAGGCGCTGTTCAAGAGCACCAGCCTGCGCGGCAGCCTCCGGCTCGGCGTGTCGGAGGATTTCGTCACCAGCCAGCTACCGGCGGTGCTGGAGGATTTCGTTCGGTTGCATCCGTCTGTGGACCTGGAGCTGACCGTGGCGCTCTCCGGCGTTCTTTACGAAATGCAGGACAATGGCGAAATCGATCTGGTGCTTGCCAAGCGCCGACTTGGCGATGGGCGCGGAAAGCTGGTCTATCGCGAGCCGCTCGTCTGGCTGGCGCGCGATCCTGAACGAGTACTCGCCTCCGGCCCATTGCCGCTGATCGCTTTTCCGCCGCCGAGCGTGACGCGGGCGATCGCTCTGGAAGCACTTGGGCGCAATGGCGTGCCATGGCGAATCGTCTGCACTTGCGGCAGTCTGAGCGGACTGACGGCAGCAGCGCGGGCGGGAATGGGCGTGCTGGTGCAGCCGCGCAGTATGGCTCCGCCCGGACTGAAAGAAATTGCTGCGGGAAAACTGCCGGTGCTCGAGGATGTGGAATTCGTATTGGTGCCGCGCAAGGGCGCGGATCAGGCGCTGGTCTCGGCACTCTCCGACGACATTCTGCAAAAGGTGAGAGGGCTGAGATCGGCATGA